From the genome of Vigna angularis cultivar LongXiaoDou No.4 chromosome 11, ASM1680809v1, whole genome shotgun sequence, one region includes:
- the LOC108333776 gene encoding E3 ubiquitin-protein ligase RMA3, whose product MEVDLNEDLDGIKERLRRLEGAAFRARQRQRRRLSHAPIQIVKEDGEVVTVAHLQDEETVPDGDFEGEIIQETEGKRKASYLVADALGLRNNEGEGFPAKLFHCNVCLKRAKDPVLTCCGHLFCWPCFHNLPLTCTYAKAKQCPVCEGQVTNESLTTIYGNSDVHDSGNLKVDEQSHEIPPRPCSRRVESIRQQLRN is encoded by the coding sequence ATGGAGGTTGATCTGAATGAAGATTTGGATGGAATAAAAGAGCGACTGAGAAGGCTAGAAGGTGCAGCTTTTAGGGCAAGGCAACGTCAGAGGCGACGACTGAGTCATGCTCCGATTCAGATAGTTAAGGAGGATGGAGAAGTGGTGACAGTTGCTCATCTTCAAGATGAAGAAACGGTGCCTGATGGTGATTTTGAAGGAGAAATTATACAAGAGACAGAGGGTAAAAGAAAGGCTAGTTATTTGGTTGCTGATGCACTGGGATTGAGAAACAATGAAGGTGAAGGTTTTCCTGCAAAGTTGTTTCACTGTAATGTGTGCCTGAAGAGGGCAAAGGATCCTGTTTTGACTTGTTGTGGTCACTTGTTTTGTTGGCCTTGCTTTCACAACTTGCCATTGACATGTACTTATGCAAAGGCAAAACAATGTCCAGTTTGTGAAGGACAGGTCACAAATGAAAGTCTTACAACAATATATGGCAATTCAGATGTCCATGACAGTGGCAACTTGAAAGTTGATGAACAAAGTCATGAAATTCCTCCCAGACCCTGTTCAAGGAGGGTTGAGAGCATTAGGCAGCAACTCAGAAATTGA